From one Musa acuminata AAA Group cultivar baxijiao chromosome BXJ2-6, Cavendish_Baxijiao_AAA, whole genome shotgun sequence genomic stretch:
- the LOC135613834 gene encoding uncharacterized protein LOC135613834 has translation MGKRSSKECLMEKSEAKKKPTQSRNPLKDLNGGSVPPHLGSSEAPTGGCFRFLLSHSSDKESLARSKPAPRTHRSAPSNSRNVPSNSKNPTIPSRYQTFRKNTSKSDVEADKQLGSRKASNPRNADLFQRCNKRKHISNCKNFEKLMSTPTSATIPPVEASISPEVPVKASAVAVTPVCFAAGHVIARVRDRRKCRARGILTVGGREPEVEKVHVGRTDRTQASVTLPPPPPAEASMHWLSSPSENVDMALDSSFNSSSKVLAAEASVDWLLSPCKDGEGMHKDELLMGNRTSPDRGSWRFFHDNSIREKSPELSGLMSLDSPSLETTLSSGIGIQKTPSTGGSVSPFSMILGIAKTSKTKRIRPQQETGRHHNCSVLENPLFSGNSWIEGHVTGKPSSFSSSRKKYDLGDFKMDAMAESLENVSLSPEPLSNDTSCRAPLPGLSFQFRCHTSNSVDFNHLQNLYCDRISIVKDASAKEEVLPSSQTRVSWREEPISRVLEMGKLDHCQWLSDDDNFVHHEEHRGASIPDLKSDCGSSSSILKNPTEPIATVGFGYVEFVSEAKRSETEASPRGPISCAESIGMEGLVLDSSGDSDWTLFYKNHLFEV, from the coding sequence ATGGGGAAGAGGAGCTCCAAGGAGTGTTTGATGGAGAAATCGGAGGCCAAGAAGAAGCCGACACAGAGTAGAAATCCATTGAAGGATCTCAACGGCGGCTCGGTTCCTCCTCATCTGGGCTCCTCGGAGGCACCCACAGGGGGGTGCTTCAGATTCTTGCTCTCTCATTCCTCTGACAAAGAATCGCTAGCCCGGTCGAAGCCAGCGCCGAGAACTCACCGATCGGCCCCTTCGAATTCTAGGAATGTACCCTCCAACTCCAAGAACCCTACGATCCCCTCGAGGTATCAAACCTTCCGAAAGAACACATCAAAGTCCGATGTTGAAGCCGACAAGCAGCTCGGATCGAGGAAAGCATCGAATCCAAGAAACGCGGATCTCTTTCAGCGGTGCAATAAGAGGAAACATATCTCCAACTGCAAGAATTTTGAGAAGTTGATGAGCACACCGACTTCAGCCACCATTCCTCCCGTTGAAGCATCCATTTCGCCGGAGGTTCCCGTGAAGGCCTCTGCAGTGGCTGTGACACCTGTATGCTTCGCTGCAGGCCATGTGATCGCCAGAGTGCGCGACCGGAGGAAATGTAGGGCAAGAGGCATACTTACCGTCGGCGGAAGGGAGCCGGAGGTTGAAAAGGTTCATGTTGGACGTACTGATCGAACTCAGGCTTCTGTAacactccctcctcctcctccagcggAGGCATCCATGCATTGGCTTTCTTCACCTTCAGAGAATGTTGATATGGCTCTCGATAGCAGTTTCAATTCTAGTTCTAAAGTTCTTGCCGCTGAAGCTTCTGTGGATTGGCTTCTTTCTCCTTGTAAAGATGGAGAAGGTATGCACAAAGATGAGTTGTTGATGGGGAACAGAACTTCACCTGATCGTGGATCTTGGAGGTTTTTTCATGATAACTCTATCAGGGAGAAATCACCTGAACTCAGTGGGTTGATGAGCCTCGATTCTCCAAGTTTAGAAACAACACTGTCATCTGGTATTGGAATTCAGAAAACTCCTAGTACTGGTGGTAGTGTCAGTCCTTTCTCTATGATCCTGGGGATCGCAAAGACATCCAAAACCAAACGTATTAGGCCTCAGCAAGAGACAGGACGACATCATAATTGCTCTGTCTTAGAGAACCCACTGTTTTCTGGGAACTCTTGGATTGAAGGCCATGTTACCGGCAAGCCATCATCTTTTTCGAGTTCAAGAAAGAAATATGATCTGGGTGATTTTAAGATGGATGCAATGGCAGAGTCTCTTGAAAACGTTAGCTTGTCACCGGAGCCACTAAGCAATGATACAAGTTGTCGAGCACCATTGCCTGGGCTTAGTTTCCAGTTTCGATGTCATACGTCAAACTCTGTAGATTTTAATCATTTGCAGAATCTCTACTGTGATAGGATCTCTATTGTAAAGGATGCTTCTGCTAAAGAAGAGGTTTTACCTAGTTCTCAAACAAGGGTATCGTGGAGAGAGGAACCTATCAGTAGGGTCTTGGAGATGGGGAAGTTGGATCACTGCCAGTGGCTTTCAGATGATGACAACTTTGTTCACCATGAAGAACACAGAGGAGCATCCATTCCTGATCTTAAGTCTGACTGTGGAAGTAGCAGCTCCATTTTAAAGAATCCAACAGAACCTATTGCAACAGTTGGTTTTGGATATGTTGAGTTTGTGTCTGAagctaaaaggagtgaaacagaaGCTTCTCCACGAGGACCTATCTCATGTGCAGAATCCATTGGCATGGAGGGGCTTGTGCTGGACTCTTCTGGTGATTCTGATTGGACATTGTTCTACAAAAACCACTTATTTGAAGTATGA
- the LOC103987650 gene encoding ankyrin repeat protein SKIP35, whose protein sequence is MESEKKILMIDGNDCGDLGKDCKPEDILCSEIVMDENGVLWYVDGNDGFEGEKGEGSNVVFAREAPLSTKDPLTSKDYSCGTNKFRLMESEIRRKDKTKQEKKLSRKDRIELGRLFQGALSSQDLEHAENFILLADPQTLNDMLCITLDSIWFLTTKQELNGVTGMIKKIVANGANDFTRATLRTSFLASCVSACQSKTMSLADTVGIMAQRLHERLRECHGDEVLKAEAGVKVQKFTDWALKCIGIHSRCRKDRDRRNYSTIFEVQLQLSAFKSFLDLAGNSLTGKDFTEAFDAACFPLTLFSSSFDPGWAFGISATVIQGLLGMLVEGGADNVNQCFLEASRFGSTELVRILLQIAQRNSLDVDVELALGFASHHCKIGTMECLVEEGNAGAFLGPLLRAAERGCMQVVQWFVDRGCRDMELCIALTASVASSQVGIAAYLLPRIPEHVLAALSIEILKAAAERSSGSLAGVEFLLRNNFLGDPVATYAVADSIAESSDDEAVAPDLRAFLKLHWSEAAFAEGLNYGQNHFVNFMRILRRGGSPICLRDLPPSLVTAIAYLSLYRECRKAGGLLLPQKLRGQLVEAASKVAGRPVDKNSQAGDLMAVLEHHLPTFFLQSPTTTSPSL, encoded by the exons ATGGAGAGCGAAAAAAAGATCTTGATGATCGATGGGAATGATTGTGGAGATCTGGGGAAAGATTGTAAACCAGAGGACATCTTGTGCTCAGAGATAgtaatggatgaaaatggtgtacTTTGGTACGTGGATGGTAATGACGGTTTTGAGGGCGAGAAGGGTGAGGGAAGCAATGTGGTTTTTGCAAGGGAGGCTCCTCTCTCGACAAAAGACCCTCTGACCTCCAAAGATTATAGCTGTGGCACCAACAAGTTCAGATTGATGGAATCTGAAATCCGAAGGAAGGACAAAACTAAACAGGAGAAGAAGCTCAGCAGGAAGGACAGGATCGAGCTTGGTCGTTTGTTTCAGGGTGCATTGAGTTCTCAGGATTTAGAGCACGCTGAGAACTTCATTCTGTTGGCAGATCCACAAACTCTTAATGATATGCTGTGCATAACATTAGACTCCATATGGTTCTTGACAACTAAGCAAGAACTGAATGGTGTTACTGGGAtgatcaagaagatcgtcgccaATGGAGCTAATGACTTCACGAGGGCTACCCTCAGGACATCGTTTCTGGCTTCATGTGTTTCTGCATGTCAGAGCAAAACAATGAGTTTGGCTGATACAGTGGGCATCATGGCCCAAAG GTTGCATGAGCGTCTTCGAGAATGTCATGGTGATGAAGTTTTGAAGGCAGAAGCAGGTGTGAAGGTCCAGAAGTTCACAGACTGGGCTTTGAAGTGCATTGGGATTCACTCTCGGTGCCGAAAGGATAGGGACAGAAGGAATTACAGCACAATTTTTGAGGTCCAACTTCAGTTGTCAGCTTTCAAAAGCTTTTTAGATCTTGCTGGCAACAGCCTTACCGGAAAGGATTTTACTGAAGCTTTTGACGCAGCATGCTTCCCTCTTACTCTATTCTCTAGCTCGTTTGATCCGGGTTGGGCATTTGGAATATCGGCAACTGTAATACAAGGATTACTTGGGATGCTAGTGGAGGGTGGTGCGGACAATGTAAACCAATGCTTTCTCGAGGCTTCAAGATTTGGAAGTACAGAGCTTGTCCGAATCTTGCTACAG aTTGCTCAAAGGAACAGCTTGGATGTTGATGTTGAACTTGCCTTAGGCTTTGCCTCTCACCACTGTAAGATTGGAACCATGGAATGCTTGGTGGAAGAAGGGAATGCTGGGGCCTTCCTTGGTCCTTTGTTGCGAGCGGCTGAGAGGGGCTGCATGCAGGTAGTTCAATGGTTTGTCGATCGGGGATGTAGGGATATGGAACTATGCATTGCACTTACTGCTTCCGTCGCTAGCAGCCAGGTGGGTATTGCAGCTTACCTTCTCCCACGCATCCCAGAGCATGTCCTTGCTGCCCTCAGCATTGAGATCCTAAAGGCAGCAGCTGAGAGAAGCAGTGGCTCGCTAGCTGGTGTTGAATTCCTTCTGCGCAACAACTTCCTTGGTGACCCTGTGGCAACATATGCCGTGGCTGACAGCATTGCCGAGTCCAGTGACGATGAGGCTGTGGCCCCTGACCTGAGAGCTTTTCTGAAGTTGCATTGGTCGGAGGCAGCATTTGCTGAGGGCTTGAATTATGGGCAGAACCACTTTGTGAATTTTATGAGGATTCTGAGAAGGGGTGGCTCACCCATCTGTCTCAGGGATCTTCCGCCATCCCTGGTGACGGCCATAGCGTACCTATCGCTGTACAGAGAGTGTCGGAAGGCAGGTGGGTTGTTGTTGCCGCAGAAACTGAGAGGGCAACTTGTGGAGGCAGCTAGCAAGGTCGCGGGGAGGCCGGTGGACAAGAACAGCCAGGCAGGAGACCTTATGGCAGTTTTGGAGCATCACCTACCGACCTTCTTTCTGCAATCCCCAACCACCACCAGCCCCTCACTATAG
- the LOC135613479 gene encoding uncharacterized protein LOC135613479 has product MQPSDTMSNAPSPPAATSCSRSWSVSEDSLRRYVNYASERCIQELLSASESSDGWKVLTFRNGVEISRRSSASLHVFRSRWLLRSVSPQQFFMVANAIDAAKQWDPDLVEAKHIKDLNDNLRIIALRFGDASKPLFKKREFVVYERRESLDDGTLVVAVASLPHEIAAGLQPKNGNAIRGLLLQSGWVVEKLEDDSCVVTYVVQLDPAGWLPKCFVNKLNTKLVMIIENLKKLAQTCPVDREM; this is encoded by the exons ATGCAACCATCTGACACAATGAGCAATGCTCCTTCTCCACCCGCCGCTACGTCTTGTTCTCGCTCCTG GTCTGTAAGCGAGGATTCGTTGAGGAGGTACGTGAACTATGCGAGCGAGAGATGCATTCAGGAGCTCTTATCGGCCTCCGAGTCCAGCGATGGTTGGAAGGTCTTGACGTTTCGGAATGGCGTTGAGATCTCGAGGAGGAGCTCAGCCTCGCTGCACGTCTTCAGAAGCCGCTGGCTTCTCCGCTCGGTTTCCCCACAGCAGTTCTTCATGGTCGCCAACGCCATTGATGCCGCTAAG CAATGGGATCCGGATCTGGTGGAAGCAAAACACATCAAGGACCTCAATGACAACCTCAGGATCATTGCACTGAGGTTTGGTGACGCATCGAAGCCGCTCTTCAAGAAGCGAGAATTCGTAGTCTACGAGCGCCGTGAGAGTCTGGATGATGGAACCCTA GTGGTGGCTGTGGCTTCTCTGCCTCATGAAATAGCTGCAGGATTGCAGCCAAAGAACGGTAATGCCATTCGAGGGCTGTTGCTTCAATCTGGATGGGTGGTGGAGAAGCTTGAAGATGACTCTTGCGTGGTGACGTATGTTGTTCAG TTGGATCCTGCTGGTTGGCTGCCCAAGTGTTTTGTGAACAAGCTCAACACTAAGCTGGTCATGATCATTGAAAACCTAAAGAAGTTGGCACAAACCTGCCCGGTGGACAGAGAAATGTGA